One region of Dysidea avara chromosome 1, odDysAvar1.4, whole genome shotgun sequence genomic DNA includes:
- the LOC136265732 gene encoding uncharacterized protein, which produces MADNAGSKKRKAGLDDSPDKCHYVLNKQLDVCGKCNKKCEEDDDAIQCDLCRMWVHTNCDNVSQEQYKAINTLSEINNCVYYCNINDCLTCLKSIINDWMIHQAGLPQPDLTVSTLSADLEQLASAHCKIEKAVSDLSNKIETLQLQETKLVDQIQTTSNALDRHTANPTQQVPDRKSNVVLYGIDECSSRTSRHERQQNDVKAVLETLSSIKVQINPDHIIDCFRLGKFKQNQSRPRPILIKLQRTMDVNTILANKSSLPSPLIIKPDMSPQERAIESVLLKERWSLIKAGHNRKQIKLSNNRIFVNNQLHGEVINAVFKYSSSTASNSSAQPMDITHTKQPRSQEQSS; this is translated from the coding sequence atggctgataatgCTGGAAGCAAGAAGAGAAAAGCTGGACTTGATGATTCACCAGATAAGTGCCACTATGTGTTAAATAAGCAATTAGATGTATGTGGGAAATGTAATAAGAAATGTGAGGAAGATGATGATGCCATACAATGTGATTTATGTCGTATGTGGGTACATACTAATTGTGATAATGTTTCTCAAGAACAGTACAAAGCAATTAACACTCTATCTGAAATCAACAACTGTGTGTACTACTGCAATATTAATGATTGTCTAACTTGTCTCAAAAGTATCATTAATGATTGGATGATCCACCAGGCTGGGCTACCCCAACCAGATCTAACTGTCTCAACCTTATCAGCAGATCTTGAGCAACTGGCTTCAGCACACTGCAAAATCGAAAAGGCTGTGTCCGATTTGTCTAATAAAATAGAAACCTTGCAGTTGCAGGAGACAAAGCTGGTTGACCAAATCCAAACAACGTCAAATGCCCTTGATAGACATACAGCCAATCCTACTCAACAAGTGCCTGATCGCAAATCCAATGTTGTTTTGTATGGTATCGATGAATGCTCTTCAAGAACATCTAGACACGAAAGACAACAGAATGATGTTAAAGCCGTTTTAGAAACCCTTAGTAGTATAAAAGTTCAGATAAACCCTGATCACATAATCGACTGTTTTCGTCTTGGGAAATTCAAACAGAATCAATCTAGGCCACGGCCCATCTTAATTAAACTCCAACGTACCATGGACGTAAATACAATTTTAGCAAACAAAAGTTCCTTACCTTCCCCATTGATTATCAAACCTGATATGTCACCACAAGAAAGAGCAATAGAGTCAGTTTTACTAAAGGAAAGGTGGTCCCTAATCAAGGCTGGTCATAACCGTAAACAAATCAAACTTAGCAACAATCGTATTTTTGTCAACAACCAACTTCATGGAGAGGTTATTAATGCAGTTTTTAAATACTCTTCATCTACAGCTTCGAATTCGTCAGCTCAACCAATGGACATAACACACACGAAACAACCGCGCTCACAGGAGCAGTCTTCCTGA